In Arthrobacter sp. MN05-02, the genomic stretch CCCGCGACGACGGTGGACGGGTCCACCCCGCGTGCCAGCAGCTGCTCCACGACTCGGCGGCCCAGGTGCCCGGTGGCTCCGGTGATGACGATGGTCATGTGTCCTCCTGTTCGTGCACCTTTCCGGTGCGTCTACAGGCGGTAACGGGGCGGACGCCGAAAGACTTCCCGGCACCGGCGACCCGGCGGCAGGCCGAGTGCTCCTGCGCGACCGGATCGGGAAGCACGTGGACAGGAGCCTCGGCGAGGCGGTAGGACTGCTGGAGGGGCTCACACCGCAGCCGCCGGACCCGACAGCGAAGGACCGCATCCTTGGACGAGCACGCGAGCCATGAGAAGGCGGGCCACGCGCCCACGACGAGCGGCCGCCCCCGCCTCAGGGTCGGCGTGGTGGGCATCGGCTGGGCCGGACGCCAGCATCTTCGGGCCTACGCGAACAGCGAGGACGTCGAGATCCTCGGCCTGGCCGGCATGGAGCCGGATCTCCTCGCCGAACTGGCGGACGAGTACGCGATCCCGCACGCCGTCGCCCGCTGGGAGGACCTGCTCGCCCTGGACGGGCTCGACGCCGTCAGCGTCGCCGTACCCACGTTCCTCCACGCGCCGATCACCGTCGCCGCCCTGGACCGCGGACTCCACGTCCTGAGCGAGAAGCCGATCGCCCGCAACGGCGACGAGGGCCAGCTGATGGTCGACGCCGCGCGGAAGGCCGGGCGCGTGCTCGACATCGCCTTCAACCACCGCCGCCGCGGCGACATCACGGCGCTCAAGCGCATCATCGACGACGGCGAGCTCGGCCGGCCCTACTACGCCAAGGCCTCGTGGCTCCGCCGCTCCGGCATCCCCTCGCTCGGCAGCTGGTTCACCAACCGGGAGATGGCGGGTGGGGGGCCGCTCGCGGACATCGGCGTCCATGTGCTCGACTATGCACTGCACCTGCTGGGCGAACCGGCGGTCCTCTCCGTCTCGGCGTCGACCTACTCCGAGCTCGGACCGCAGGGCCGGGGCGGCGGGACCTACGGCGCGCAGGGATCGGGTTCGGCCTTCGAGGTGGAGGATTTCGCCTCGGCCTTCCTCCGGCTCGACGGCGGTGCGACGCTTCTCGTCGAGGCCGGCTGGGCGGCCTACCGCCACGCTGACGACCTCCTGGACTTCCGGCTCTACGGGACCGACGGAGGCGCTGAGCTGAGCCGGGTGGGCGGACCGGAGGACGCCGTCGAGTCCCTCCACGTCTATTCCGAGCGCGGCGACTACGTGCCCGAGGTGGGACCGTCGCTGGGCCACCAGGGCGTGATCCACGACTTCCTCGCCGCGATCCGTGCGGGCGAGTCCGAGTGGGGCCGGCACGACGGCTCCCTGGCGCTCAGGCGCGCCCGTGTCATCGACGCCTGCTACCTCTCCGCAGCCCAGCACCGTGAGGTCCAGCTCTGATGGCGAACGACATGGCGAACGACACGGCGAACGGCACGGCGCCCGACGTGACCTTCGATGGCAGACCGACCATCGTCGTCTGGAACGAGGGTGTCCACGAGGCCCGGAACGAACCCGCGACCATCGGCGAGATGTATCCCCGGGGCATCCATGGAGCGATCGCCGACTCCCTCGCCCGCCACTTCCCGGGTTCGGACATCACGACGGCGACCCTCGCCGATCCCGACCACGGCCTCACCGAGGAGCGCCTCGCGGGCACCGACGTACTGCTGTGGTGGGGGCACATCGCCCACGGCGACGTGTCCGACGACGTCGTCGACCGGGTGCACCGCCATGTGCTGGGCGGCATGGGACTGGTGGTGCTGCATTCGGGCCACTTCTCGAAGATCCTCACGCGTCTGCTCGGCACCACCTGCTCGCTCAAGTGGCGCAACGACGGTGAACGCGAGCTGGTGTGGACGGTCAAGCCCTCGCACCCCATCGCGGCCGGCGTCGAGAGCCCCATCGTCATCCCGGAGCAGGAGATGTACGGGGAGCTCTTCGACATCCCCGAACCCGACGACCTGATCTTCATCAGTTCCTTCGAGGGCGGTGAGGTGTTCCGCTCGGGCGTCACGTTCTCGCGGGGCAAGGGCCGGATCTTCTACTTCAGTCCCGGCGACCAGGAGTACCCGGTCTACCACCATCCGCAGATCCAGCGGGTGCTCGCCAACGGGGTCGACTGGGTGGCGCAGCACGGCGTGCGCCGCACCCCTCCGGACGTGGAGAACCCGGCGCGCGACTGGTTCCTGGCGGACTAGGGGCGGACTAGGGAAGCCGCCAGCCCGAGCAGTCGAGGACCCGGTCTGCACGTGGTCCGGAGGCGTCGACGAGGGCCGCGTTCGGCTCGTCCACGTGCCGCACCCACTCCTCGGCGGCACGGGGCGGCTTGCCGAACCGGACGTGGCGTTCGACGAGCCGTCGGCGGCGGAGGTGCGGGTCGACGTCGACGAACCAGACGGCGTCCAGGAGGTTCCGTGCGTCGCGCCAGCCGGGCTCGTCGAGCAGCAGGTAGTTGCCCTCCGTGATCACGAGGGACGCGGAGGGCGCGACCGGCAGCGCGTTGGCCAGAGGCTGCTCGAGGTCGCGTTCGAAGGCCGGAGCGTAGACCGCGTGATCCGGGCGGGCGCGCAGCCTCGCCAGCAGCGCCGCATAGCCGTGGGCGTCGAAGGTCTCCGGAGCACCTTTCCGGTCCAGCAGCCCGAGCCGCGACAGTTCCCGATCGGCGAGGTGGAACCCGTCCATGGGCACTTGCGCCGAGCGTGCCGGATCGAGGGCCGCGAGAGCTGTCGCGACCGTCGATTTACCCGCTCCGGGCGGGCCGGTGATCCCCAGCAGCACACGCCCGCCGTCCTGCCGGCGCGGCAGGAGCGGCAGGAGATCCTGCGGTCCGGTGACGACGACCGTCGGCCCCATGTCTGCCCTGCCTTCCTGCTGAAGATGCCCTACTCCATCTTGCCCTCCGGTGCCACCGGCACGCGCGGTGGTGGCACCGCGGCCCGAGGGCGACCATGAAGGAACCGATCTATCAGGAGGCCGCATGGCACACGTGGTGCTGCTCGGGGATTCGATCTTCGACAACGGACGGTACGTCGATGGTGGTCCCGACGTCGTCGAGCAGGTGCGTGCCGTCCTGCCGGAGGGTTGGGAGGCCACGCTGCTGGCGGTCGACGGCGACGTCACCTCCGGCGTCCGGCGCCAGCTGCGCTCGCTACCGCCGGACGCCACCCATCTGGTGGTCAGCGTGGGTGGGAACGACGCCCTCGGCTACCAGCACCTGCTGCAGCGGCCCGTGCGCGGCGTCGCGGAGGCGCTGCTCGCCTTCGCCGGGGCGCAGGAGGACTTCGCACGGGACTACGAGGCGATGATCGACGCCGTCGTATCGGTGGGCCTGCCCCTGGCCGTGTGCACGATCTACGACACGCCGTCCTCCGAACCCGGCCACGCGGTGATCCGCACGGCCCTGGCGTTCTTCAACGACTGCATCACGAGGTCGGCCTTCGCCCGGGGGGTGTCCGTCGTCGACCTCCGGCTGGTGTGCGACGACGACGGCGACTACGCCAACCCGATCGAGCCCTCGGTCCAGGGCGGCGGGAAGATCGCGGCGGCCATCTCCGCGTTCCTCCTGCCCGACCCCGGCGTGCGGCGTTCCGTGGTCGTCGCCCGCAGTGGCCCGGTCACCCGGCAGGGCGCAGCGACGTGATCATGGCCCGGATGTCCTGGTACTCCTCCGTCTCCATGTAGGCGTGCGGGGTGTCGACGTGCTGGGGCTTCCCCGGGTAGATCTCGAAGGGATCGTAAACCCCGCCGAACGCTGCTCCCGACGGCGGCCACGTGAAGAAGTGCGAGATCGGGCACGCCGTCGGACCGGTCGGCTCCGGAGCTGCTGTGATGCCGTAAGCCAGTACGGAGGCGGCCACCGGGTCCGGCACGCCGGGATTGGTGCGTCCCTCGAACACGAACCGCGGCGCCCCCGAGCCCGCGTCGAGGGCAGGGAGCACCTCCGCATCGAGCAGCGCGTAGGGCAGTTCCGCCGGGCAGACAGCACCGGTGACGAGGTTCGTCTGCAGGGTCGCGAGCTGCCGCCCGTCGGCGTCCCCGACGACGACCGCCACGCCCTCGGGCGGTGCTTCCGGGACGGCGGCGACCGTCCAGTCCGACGGATGGTCGAAGGACAGGCTCCCGTCCGTCGTCGTGTACGTGGTCCAGTCCCCGTCGAGGGCGGGCTCGGACGGCTCGGCGGTCGGTTCGACGGAGGGGGAGGAGGACGGTGCGGGATCGGCGGACCCGGTGGCGGACGCCGGCTGCGCCTCCTGGGTGTCCGGGGCGACGGCGTCGGAGCCGGCCTCGGGAGTGCCGCA encodes the following:
- a CDS encoding trehalose utilization protein ThuA, translated to MANDMANDTANGTAPDVTFDGRPTIVVWNEGVHEARNEPATIGEMYPRGIHGAIADSLARHFPGSDITTATLADPDHGLTEERLAGTDVLLWWGHIAHGDVSDDVVDRVHRHVLGGMGLVVLHSGHFSKILTRLLGTTCSLKWRNDGERELVWTVKPSHPIAAGVESPIVIPEQEMYGELFDIPEPDDLIFISSFEGGEVFRSGVTFSRGKGRIFYFSPGDQEYPVYHHPQIQRVLANGVDWVAQHGVRRTPPDVENPARDWFLAD
- a CDS encoding nucleoside/nucleotide kinase family protein; this translates as MGPTVVVTGPQDLLPLLPRRQDGGRVLLGITGPPGAGKSTVATALAALDPARSAQVPMDGFHLADRELSRLGLLDRKGAPETFDAHGYAALLARLRARPDHAVYAPAFERDLEQPLANALPVAPSASLVITEGNYLLLDEPGWRDARNLLDAVWFVDVDPHLRRRRLVERHVRFGKPPRAAEEWVRHVDEPNAALVDASGPRADRVLDCSGWRLP
- a CDS encoding oxidoreductase, which gives rise to MDEHASHEKAGHAPTTSGRPRLRVGVVGIGWAGRQHLRAYANSEDVEILGLAGMEPDLLAELADEYAIPHAVARWEDLLALDGLDAVSVAVPTFLHAPITVAALDRGLHVLSEKPIARNGDEGQLMVDAARKAGRVLDIAFNHRRRGDITALKRIIDDGELGRPYYAKASWLRRSGIPSLGSWFTNREMAGGGPLADIGVHVLDYALHLLGEPAVLSVSASTYSELGPQGRGGGTYGAQGSGSAFEVEDFASAFLRLDGGATLLVEAGWAAYRHADDLLDFRLYGTDGGAELSRVGGPEDAVESLHVYSERGDYVPEVGPSLGHQGVIHDFLAAIRAGESEWGRHDGSLALRRARVIDACYLSAAQHREVQL